The Theobroma cacao cultivar B97-61/B2 chromosome 1, Criollo_cocoa_genome_V2, whole genome shotgun sequence genome contains the following window.
AACGTTACATGAATGGATAAAGAAGCTACATCTACACTCAATCGCCCAAGATTAAGTAAGAAATGGTGCTTCCTAGGGTTTAAATCCAAAACCTAAACGATTAATATAAAACAAGACGTAGATAGTGCAGCTGTAATACCATAATAGGAATATATGATTGCCTTTGATTAAATTAAGGGGTTATCATACAGCAGAGCTTCTTTAAAGCATCTAATTATTTTACCATTATTATTAAAGATATAATAACTACTACTGCTTAGAAAACGTTGTAGTACTCTAACTGGAGCTTTGATCCGACGTTAGCATACCCAAACCATGCTGACGGCCGAATTGGTTCAGTCATATCAACTATCCCTATCATaagttgaaaaaataaaagacaacCTAAAATTGTACACCAGTAATCTCAGATATTTGGACAGATTCAAAAAGATATACAATTTCATCAGTATGATAACAAGTTGACTACAGTTGAGCGAAACCATATGCTTGGACAGGATGGAACAGGATGTTATCGTTTACAAAGGAAATTATTGTACAATTTTTAAGTAGTGCACTGCACAGCATTTCCCTACCTTCATTTAACCTCCCTCACCCAAAATTGTATCATGCTTAAAGAAAATGCAAATTCTAACACtaaacaaaatcaagaaaatattTGTCCGATTAAGATTAACATGCTTTAATCTAACAACCATTTGACTTCCTTCCTGATCCCAATGCCAGGACCCTTGGTTTAACTTGAGATCAAAACTCTGAGCACCGGATCTTAGATAACACTTTTCCttgaaaagagaaacaagaaatagAAGCCTCGTTAGGGCCACATAATTTCAACTAGGCATCGAGGCCATACACAACTTGGTCGATCTTATATCCTCActtatcataaaaataaaaataaaaccatcAAATCTGCAAGAACAAGATATCCTTGCAACAAAGCCAGAGTGGCAAAGCAAATCTACCACCTTAGGTTAGCACAAGCAAACTGGGAACAGCCACAGCCATTCTGTTCAATCTCGCCCTGCTTTACAATTTATGGTTTAAAAAATTGTTGGAGCTGCTCAACAAGCATTGCCAAACTCTTGACCTACACCATGCAAGTGACTTCCTCTAAAATTTTCAGATGCACGAGGGTTAAGCATCCACAAGATATATACCCACACTATTAAGAGCTATCTCCCTAATTGATATCTACAAGCATTTCAAGCCTTCTATGCTGAAATGCTGTATGGTTCAACAGAATACTAGAAACTTAAATGAGTAGTTCTCTTACCTGTGTAGCTACAGAACCACATAACAGCATCTGCTACCTGTGAAAGTTACCTAGGCCTTCAGATTTGCATatcaagaaaaactaaaaagttaaaaagcaACAAGCTCTCTGTGTCAACAACAATCTAGTGTGTACTTACTAATTACCTAAATGTTACATCCAAACCTCGTAACTGGTTCTAACTAAgttcaaaacaaaatagaagTCTTTAACTACAATAAACTGACAATAATAAACTTAAAGCACAAGATAGCAGCTCAACTAAAATTCTTTGCTCTTTTGATGAGAAGCTCTAGATTGATGCTGATCTAACTTGGGTTCTCTAAGCAATAGAGTGATGACGGGCAAATCTAATAGTTCTTCTGATCTTCTAGATAGTGCCCACTTGCAAAAGTGCACAGTGCCTAGCCAACCTGTGATGAGATATGCTGAAATATTGAAAACCTGGGGCAACTTCTATGGAAGATCTTAAACTTGTTCTACCTTGCGTAAGGATGATAGCGACTACTGCCTCCATACCCAGTTCTACTACCATATATTCCACCTGGTCCACCAAAACCAGCACCCGGGCCTGAATCATAACTACCACTTGAGCCTGAACCACCATAACTTCCATAGCCTCCGCCTCCACGTCCATATGCACCTAAACCACTCCCACTAAGCCCACCAGCATAGGAACCGAATCGGCTAGAATAACCAAAAGATGACTCCCCGCGATAACCAGAAAAAGCACCAGCACCACCGCCAAACCCCGCATAACTACCACCAAAATCagcaccaccaccaccatatCCACCATAATCACCAAATCTACTGCCAAAACCTCCAAAAGACCTATAAGGAGCAGCACCAAAACCACCACCACTACCAAAACCACCATAATCACCAAATCCACCATAACCATCATTGTATGAACGTGCCCTAGATTCACTACCATATGCAGGTCCAGGTGCTGGGTTTGAGGCTTTCTTTGGTTCAGCCTTCTTGATTTCAACCTACAACAAAGAAGTAGGTTAACCTAGGTTTCTTTCACCAGTAAATTAACTTGACAGCCTGccttgagaagaaaaaaagtcaTGAGAACAACAATAAACCTGCAATGAGCTCAACTAAATTGAAAGTTAAAAAACTATTTAACTCTGAAAACCAACAGAAATGCATGAGCATTTAACTTGAGAGAATAACAATAACAGTTACTTCCATCATTGGAAGAGTTTGACATGATACTTTGCACTGTCGCTGTACAAACATTATATACATATCTGTTTACATCAGATTGTATAGGGAAACATTGAACAAAAGTACTCACCTGAGTACCCTCCATATCTATCATGTTTCCATTGGCCAGCATGTTGTCAACAACTTTTTCACTGTCAAACACGATAAACCCAAAACCCCGAGAGCGTTTGGTTGCATGGTCACGTATTATCTCATGTTCCACCACTTTTCCATACTTCGAGAAGAAATTCTTGAACTCATCTAAGGTTCAAACAgcaatataaaagaaaaataataaataaacaatatCCTCAAGTTAAAAGCATCAGCAATGACAATTAGCACAATAATATAACACT
Protein-coding sequences here:
- the LOC18612506 gene encoding heterogeneous nuclear ribonucleoprotein 1, encoding MGSRKGSDNDGASPGKIFIGGLAKDTTLDTFTKYFEKYGEITDFVIMKDRHTGRPRGFGFITFADPSVVDTVMQEDHVINGKQVEIKRTIPKGSSQSNDFKTKKIFVGGIPTSVTEDEFKNFFSKYGKVVEHEIIRDHATKRSRGFGFIVFDSEKVVDNMLANGNMIDMEGTQVEIKKAEPKKASNPAPGPAYGSESRARSYNDGYGGFGDYGGFGSGGGFGAAPYRSFGGFGSRFGDYGGYGGGGADFGGSYAGFGGGAGAFSGYRGESSFGYSSRFGSYAGGLSGSGLGAYGRGGGGYGSYGGSGSSGSYDSGPGAGFGGPGGIYGSRTGYGGSSRYHPYAR